In Pyrus communis chromosome 8, drPyrComm1.1, whole genome shotgun sequence, one genomic interval encodes:
- the LOC137742248 gene encoding SMR domain-containing protein At5g58720-like produces MKHTKRRRRKKSLAVPTPVAKEDEEQKVIRSLMEVFSSVSLDDATYAYREADGDAGKAAEILERAVAECSEEPFTSSTASGVSGSDAASSSGSSSGSGSSEGFESGCIQNLVSEKGLRGKQKRVVAAAGTVSTVLGKEYVSSIPRRGPTPSEVTKLKGFGIGGAAGQEEAEQFLCSMLGDESELSLAVVRDVLFQCGYDVEKALDALLEVSSSYEQSSSSSNYSMFFKEDSRHPFEQSDTLTDRASDCTSHSSEYEQDNIWNYSKVLTDSEAHSPVSPKSTAADLSQKVLESLFNISKSPEYEPKTMNWKNVATKLQSLAPRYDVCTSGSAEAQQVNFAQGDEYHAFRGTAKEHWDSMRSYYQKAATAYSRGAREHASYLAEQAKVQTKLAQAADEKASQEIFKARNKGIENVITIDLHGQHVKQAMKLLKIHLLFGTYAQSVQFLRVITGCGSHGYGRSKLKQSVIELAENEGIQWREENRGMVLLKLGSHREFSFQDAESDPE; encoded by the exons ATGAAGCAcacgaagaggaggaggaggaagaagagctTGGCGGTTCCGACGCCGGTCGCCAAGGAAGATGAAGAGCAGAAGGTGATCCGCTCGCTTATGGAGGTTTTCTCGTCGGTATCGCTTGACGACGCCACTTATGCATATCGCGAAGCCGATGGCGACGCGGGCAAGGCCGCGGAGATTTTGGAACGGGCTGTGGCTGAATGTTCCGAAGAGCCATTCACGAGCTCCACAGCGAGTGGCGTTTCTGGATCGGACGCGGCTTCGAGTTCGGGCTCGAGCTCGGGTTCGGGTTCGTCGGAAGGGTTTGAGTCGGGTTGTATTCAGAATTTGGTGAGCGAGAAGGGTTTAAGGGGTAAGCAGAAGAGGGTTGTGGCGGCCGCCGGAACGGTATCGACGGTTTTGGGTAAGGAGTACGTGAGCTCGATTCCCAGGAGGGGTCCAACGCCGTCAGAAGTGACGAAGTTGAAGGGTTTTGGTATTGGAGGTGCTGCTGGGCAAGAGGAAGCTGAGCAGTTTCTTTGTTCTATGCTTGGAGATGAGTCTGAGCTGAGCTTGGCGGTTGTTAGAGACGTCCTTT TTCAGTGTGGGTATGATGTTGAAAAG GCCCTGGATGCATTGCTTGAGGTCTCTTCCTCGTATGAACAGTCCAGTAGTAGTTCTAACTATAGCATGTTTTTTAAGGAAGATAGTAGACATCCCTTTGAACAGTCTGACACt CTGACAGATAGGGCATCTGATTGCACTTCGCATTCGTCTGAATATGAGCAGGATAATATATG gaATTATTCAAAGGTACTCACTGATTCTGAAGCTCATTCTCCTGTTAGCCCCAAAAGTACTGCGGCAGATCTCTCTCAAAAGGTGTTGGAATCTTTGTTTAACATCTCCAAGAGTCCTGAATATGAACCAAAAACCATGAATTGGAAGAATGTTGCAACTAAATTGCAGTCATTGGCACCTAGGTATGATGTTTGCACTTCTGGCTCAGCGGAAGCACAGCAGGTCAATTTTG CTCAAGGAGATGAATATCATGCATTCAGAGGAACTGCAAAGGAGCACTGGGATTCAATGAGGTCCTACTATCAGAAA GCTGCAACGGCATATTCAAGAGGAGCACGGGAACATGCAAGTTACCTTGCTGAGCAG GCGAAGGTACAAACTAAATTGGCACAAGCAGCTGACGAAAAGGCAAGCCAGGAAATCTTTAAAGCTag AAACAAGGGCATAGAAAATGTGATAACAATTGATTTGCATGGGCAACATGTCAAACAAGCCATGAAACTTTTAAAAATCCATCTACTGTTTGGAACTTATGCACAAT CGGTTCAATTCCTCAGGGTTATCACAGGGTGCGGGTCACATGGTTATGGAAGGTCAAAGCTGAAGCAATCG GTCATCGAACTTGCTGAGAATGAAGGTATTCAATGGAGGGAAGAGAATCGAGGAATGGTATTACTCAAGCTAGGTTCACATAGAGAGTTCAGCTTTCAGGATGCGGAGAGTGATCCCGAGTAA
- the LOC137742247 gene encoding inositol 3-kinase-like, which produces MGRDGNRPNSAPRVLIAGNYCHDVLIKDGVVLAETLGGAASFISNVFDGVSVPYDLVSKVGSDFAYSVPRDPIVVPDCKTTLFHAHFDSGVGGDERQDRVLQRVRACGPIRPSDLPESRFDFGMAVGVGGEITVETVEKLVETCNTVFVDIQALIRAFDGVDGTVKLVGLKESGFFHLLPRIGVLKASAEEALLMEVEEVRKLCCVVVTNGRRGCKVYWRDGEVEVAPFPTNQVDPTGAGDSFLGGFVAGLVNGLTVPDAALLGNLFGSLTVGQIGLPKFDSKLLQRVREEVQRRKMQCANCHERKDDRFKFVNIAGHEQFHASLGAAKQTTKCLAQEPQRDLPSSPPKSMEQGVLPQYATQPKLLPVSVNEEPVQIIDTAGKP; this is translated from the exons ATGGGCCGAGACGGAAATCGACCCAATTCAGCTCCCCGGGTCCTAATCGCCGGCAACTACTGCCACGACGTTTTAATCAAAGACGGCGTCGTTTTGGCTGAGACTCTCGGCGGGGCCGCTTCCTTCATCTCCAATGTATTCGATGGAGTATCCGTTCCCTACGATTTGGTCTCCAAAGTCGGGTCGGACTTTGCTTACTCGGTCCCGCGTGACCCGATTGTCGTACCCGATTGCAAAACCACTCTCTTCCACGCGCATTTTGATTCCGGCGTCGGCGGTGACGAACGCCAGGACCGGGTTCTGCAACGGGTAAGAGCTTGCGGCCCGATTAGGCCCTCGGATCTCCCCGAATCGAGGTTTGATTTCGGAATGGCGGTTGGGGTCGGCGGCGAGATCACCGTTGAGACGGTGGAGAAGTTGGTTGAGACTTGCAACACTGTGTTCGTGGACATTCAGGCTCTGATTCGAGCTTTCGACGGAGTCGACGGGACTGTGAAGCTTGTGGGTTTGAAGGAGAGTGGATTCTTCCATCTCTTGCCTCGAATTGGGGTTTTGAAGGCGTCGGCGGAGGAGGCATTGCTTATGGAGGTGGAGGAGGTGAGGAAGCTCTGCTGTGTTGTGGTGACGAATGGGAGGCGTGGGTGTAAAGTTTATTGGAGAGACGGTGAGGTGGAAGTTGCGCCTTTTCCGACGAACCAGGTTGATCCGACGGGCGCAGGAGACAGTTTCCTTGGTGGGTTTGTTGCCGGGCTTGTTAATGGCTTGACTGTGCCTGATGCTGCATTGCTCGGCAACCTTTTCGGGTCATTGACTGTTGGGCAAATAGGATTGCCCAAGTTTGATTCCAAGTTGTTGCAG AGAGTTCGTGAAGAGgtgcagaggagaaaaatgcAGTGCGCTAATTGCCACGAAAGAAAAGATGACAGGTTTAAGTTTGTGAACATAGCAGGACATGAGCAATTTCATGCATCCCTAGGAGCAGCTAAGCAGACAACAAAGTGCCTTGCTCAGGAACCTCAACGGGATCTGCCAAGTTCTCCTCCCAAGTCAATGGAACAGGGTGTCCTCCCTCAATACGCGACACAGCCTAAATTGTTGCCCGTCTCTGTCAATGAAGAACCAGTTCAAATCATTGACACTGCCGGTAAGCCATGA